From the genome of Setaria viridis chromosome 1, Setaria_viridis_v4.0, whole genome shotgun sequence:
tgggaGCAATCTATGGCATCACGCTCTATGATGTCCATGATTATGGCCTTCTTATCGAATAAACGACGTAGGTAACTACGCAGGGTCTCACCTTGCTGCTGCTttacttgagacaagtcgatccttttgccaggacgctgcattgcccctacgaagttgttggtgaatgccaccttgagatccttccacgtgtcgatggagttcttgtctaaTGACTTGAGCCATATGAGTGGCGCttcctccatgcagatggggaagtagatgaccttggtgtcgtcgttcCCTCTTGCCGCCTGTACTAATAGTGAGTAGtaccgcagccattggactggatcctgcttgccatcatacttggtgatactcGGAGGTTTGAATGTCTCAGGTAAAGCTGTCCTCCTTACTcgtcttgagaaggcggggaacctaTCAAAATCCTCTCCTAGGTACTCGACTCCTTGCTCACGCTCGTGGTGGCGTCTGTCAATGATTGTACGGGCATCGCAACCGGCGTTGATCTTGTGACGGAGATCCTGTACTGGGtgttcaggctctgggttagGCCCACGAtggccacagcctcccgagggtcccgcTCAACTACCCTCTACTCTAGCTTGACTTGGTTTGGCGCCTCCagtttgacttggtctggattgACTACGCctgtggctactgccatgctggGATGGGGTGTGTGGAACTGAATATATTGAGTTTTGCTGAttgagttgttcgtacgcgTGCTCTGCCAGCTCAGTCAGTTGCCTAGTGTACATGTGCTGATGCATTGCCTGggtaataagatcaatggatgcgatggtagcaagaggagtatgatgttgacgcgattgaattgcttcaaacgcgtgatccaagttcatgattggcAGGTTAGCTGCAAGGTGGCGACGACACTCTGCTCTagcagcgtttcttgctcgtcgtcgagttctttgagcttcagtttcttctccgaCAATGTTGGTGGTGAGCTCATCTTGGGAGACATCATCCGGGTAAAGGTCATGCCGTGGATTTCTCTCTGTTTGATCTTCCTCTTCGCCTTCTTGTGCACCAACaagagcgaagagttctcattTTGGAGAATAGCTTTCCaaacttgacgtgatgacctccgtggagccgtcttcttcgtagatgggagACACAGGAGTTCCCTCCTAGTATGGGAGGTTGTCAAGGTAGGCGATAAGGCGTGGGTCGTTGTTCTTGGCGAGAGCAAGTGGCTTCTTGTTGGGCTAgatgaatctaccttgtggagttgatgtaattaccaggccctgttgcggacctgataaaaGAGTCTTCTCACCCGAGCTCAAGTAGTAGTCGGAGTCCTCGATCATATCCATGTTGGATTGTAATCTAGATAGGGTAGCTTGGTAAACAGTACCCGTGTTTTGgtgtccgaacgggaatcgacttgggtCGTAGTCCGATTTGCATGATGGCTTAAGCGCTGACTCGTGAAAACCAGTTAGACTAGCGGGAAAAGTTGAGTTGTACTTTtgactcgtccccccagcctctgactaagtcagaaattgaaaattcatcaaatttCTCGGCAagatcctccaaagcttgaCGCTGGAGGGTGATggcgtgctgcttcttctccggggctgGCGCAATGTGGTGGTGAAAGTTTCCAGTGCCGTCTACGACGCAAACCTAGGAGTCGAAGATGAACATCGCGCCTGCTTCGAACACGATGATTGGCTTGgtgatgacttgggccatcgagtttgccagtggattctcagcgagatcccctacctggcgcaccagctgtcgatgtttagacccagcaacctaccgaggggggtgcctaAGGTAgggtttagtgcgtggggcttgcaaagatcaagaactcgaaggtgaactcaaacacaagatttagacaggttcaagccgttagatcgcgtaataccctacgtcctgtgtgtcggttgtattgaattgctttgaagGGGGTctttgcctcgccttatattgccaggagcagggttacatatcggttgtttacaagaataacTAGTCATATTCGACTAGATGACTCCTACTCTAATTACtgcgagtagtttcctaatcctcgactagtttctatcctccacgtagactactacgtcctgcaccgtagcctccatgtctggcatgtctcggtgtccagccctgttTCTAGGACTAttcaaaccttctagtgggtccatagatgtatgtacaacatACTTGCTAAGGCCAAAAGACACCAGCAGCTGGATCTGGCCTAAGGCTTCGATTGCCTGTCCTGTAAAACCACGCAGAGGGGTTCCAACACAAGTGAGCTGGGTGCGGGAGAGCCCCATTTGATTGAAGGCCGAGGTGAAGAGGAGGTCCGCCAAGCTCCCTCCATTGATGAGGATGCTCAAGACTTCCACATAGATGATGTTGGCTGAGATGATAAAGGCATCGGCGTGTGGGTAGAACAGCGCGTTGCAGTCATTCGCTCCGAAGGTGATTGGGATGGTGGTGTAGTGGGGGAGCAGGACATGTGGCCTCGAGGTCATATGTTGGACCTCCCAAATGTATGCACGCCGCTACCGCTTGGACTCCAATTGTTGTATAGAGCCCCAGGAGATGGGGAGGACCACGCAGTGAGACCCCACCACATGCTGCACATCTCGGGCTGGGGCTTCTTGCTTCGGGGCTAGCAGGGGGATTTGTGGCTgttccggtggtggtggcggtggcggcatccCGTACGGGACTGTGTGCGGCCATGGGTAGAcgggatgtggcattgtcggCGAAGGCGCATCAACCCAGCCCATCGGTGGAGGCTGAGCGGTGTGAATGATATGTCTCCCAGCTTCGGGAGCCGCCTCCACCTTACAGGCGTCGATGGAGGAGCACTCTTGAGTGGTGTGCCCCCAAAGTGTTCGTGGATGATGCAGTATGACCTCAATGAGTCCCCGTATCGATTCTGCCTTGACTCCAATCAGGGCTTGGTGCTCCGAGGGTTGGAAGATGGCTTCCGGGTGTCGGAGGTCCTCTCCCTCTTCCGGTCTCCATGGGACTCCTCCCCAGGAGGTATCCACTACCTGGACCTCCCGATAGGTGCGTCGGGGTGATCCCGCCGCCTGCGTGGATCTTCCCTCTCTCGAGGGTGCTCTGGAGGAGAGTCATGGTGCTTCCTCTCCTGCCTCTTGGGTAGGCCATCCATGGGAGGCTTCCGTTGCGCTTCATAgagctcgtcgtcctccacacGCGCGTACTCCTCCATCTTGCGCATCAGCTCTGACACAGTCTGGGGTGGGCGTCATGAGAGGTGTGAGCGGAGGGAACCGTGATGCAGCCCCCCTGGGTGGCATCCATGATGGTCCTCTCGCTCCGGCCGTTGGCCTGGCATTTTACATTGATGAAGCCCTTGACAAAGTTTCGGAGAGTCTCCGTTCTCCCCTACTTGACAACGAAGAGGTGCCCCGAAGTGATCGGGTCATCGTAGTTTCCTTGGAAGTTTTTGAGCATTCCTTCCCACAGCTACTCCCAAGAAAAGATTTTTTCGGCTTCGAGGGTGGTGTACCAGGTGCAGGTGATGCCCGTCATGGCCATCACGAAGCTTTTGGCCATGATGGCTTCATCTCCTTTGACAGACTAGATGGCGGCTTCGAAGCTCATGATGAAGGCCTTGGGGTCGGTCTTCCCATTATAGGGAGCGATTTGTGGCATCTTGAACCCTTGCGGCCAGCTGATGGACTGGAGGCTGGGACACAGGGGGGCCTTGGGGTCGTAGAGGGTGCTCCAATGGGCGTAGATGTTAGAGATGACTTGACTAGGGGGACACTCCACCTAGCCCATGCTTCCCTTCCCTAACGCGTCCCGATGAGCCTTGGTGGGTTGGAGGGCATCCAACTCCTTCCGGAGCTCCCTAGCCCTCCGCATAGAGTCGGCCCTCCGGTGCAAGTATTTCTCCTCCCTGGCTCGAGCCTCCTTGTCGATGGCTTCCCGACTGGCCGTCTCCCTCAGCTCACTTTCTTTCCGCGCCTATTCCAGCTGAGCTTGTAGATCATCAGCCTCAGCCTCTGCCTCTTGGGTCAGCCGCTCCTCTCGGTACCCGGCTGCATCAAGGCTGGAGACGTCTCCCGTCTCCACCTTCCCAGTGGGAGGTTCTTCCTCAGCTTTCAGGTCATCATCGTTGaccgccaccatctcctcctcgCCACCCAGGTCAACCCTTTCTGAGTCAGCTCCAGTGGCTCCCTCGCTCTCCGGGGCCACGGTCTCTGAGGGGTCGGTGGTCGTCGTGAGGAGGGGATCTACCGGAAGGTCCGCGGTTCCCTTCCCCTTCCGTCGCTACGGCACCATGTGGCTTCTCAGTCACTCTCTTCCCCACGGACGGCGCCCCACGGATGGCGCCAACTGTTGGTGGTTACAAAGTACCCAAACAGTAGATGGTGGCTCTTGGACAAGACCTCTGTCTAGAAGAGCTCCTAGGGGACTGAGTGGCTAGAATGTTGTGTCTTGATTGAGCCTATAGCCCTTCTATTTATAGCCTTAGGGGACGGGGCCTTTTCGGGCAAAGGACCCTTGTGCCCCCCGTACGGCTCCTGTGGAGCTGAACCCACTGGGATGCAGCGTTAGGGGTAGCAAGGTCAAAGCCTCCTCCGGATACGGAGGTCCTCATACCTAGGGTTAACATGGCGGCCTCGTACGAGGACTTTCCGCATGAGGGGTGGGCATGGCAGCCCGTAGTGCCTAAGGCTGACGAGGGTGCACTCCTTTTCCCTTTAGGTGATGCACAAAGTTAAAGTTCCTTCTCCCGGGACCCCCTCGGGGTTGACCCGAGCCTCCCATTTCCTCTACCTTTCCCAGAAGGGTGGTGCTCCCAGAGGAGTCGAAGACCTCCGGAGGGGTCCCGAATGGCTTGGCCAGTACCCTCCTTGCGGTTCTACCGGCTATCCAGTTCCCGTCACATTTTGCCGGGGACTCTAGAGCCGGCGACAATCTCTCGGACACAAGGTCCGAAGGACCTCTGGAGGCTCTGAGGCCCCCTCTCCCATGCCTCCACGGCTCCTCGCCCTCCGAATCCCTACAGCTGAGGAGGAAAAGGGAGAAAAGGGATGAACTCTCCACGAGGGAAATTGGGGTTTCCGAACCTTCGGAAGTGCTCCGACAGGGACGATCCCTCTGGCCCGCGATCTTGAGCCAATTCTGAATTCCCCAACAGGCATATTACCATGAAACTCatttcaacaacaaaaaaatacGTTACAGTAGCTAGGTATTGGCGTCATATTAGTGTTCACCAACAGCAAGTCAGCATTCACCAACACTAGCCATGAATTGAAACTTCTTTACAAGTCCAGCGCCCAAAATTAGTGATCCAGCTTTATTATTGGAAAAACTTTTACAGATTTCACCGTATATTAACTATGGCCTCCTGATTGCAAGTGCAATATAACCTTCCATTCTTTGTATAGTCAAAAGTCATTACACTGGTATTACATGTGTTTTACAACATCGCCGTATACAACACAGTTACACAAGTCATGTGACCGCTTCTGGAGCCGAGTTGCAGTAAGGGGTGTGCAAGCAAATGAATCTAGTCGACATCAAGCACACGGAGGCGAAGGCGATACCTATCAGCAGCCCCACGATGCTCTTCCGCATGTCCAATCGCAAAGACCGCCTGAAAACACGGCCAAAGCTGGGGATCAGAGCCCCACACGCGATCACCATCCAGTAGTCGAGTCCATCGTAGTCGATCCTCGCAAGGATCGCACTGATGGCGGCGCTAGGTCCTGCAAGCCCGGTCAGAGCAGCAGCTGCAAGGGCCCCGCGCCAGCTATCTGTGGCACCATATACACAGCTCGCGACAGCAGCACCTCGTGGCAGACCATGGAGGGAAGCTGGGAGAACCATGTAACGGCCAAGGCCATAAGCCTTGCGTGCCGCGACACCAAGCACAAGTCCTTCGGCGTATGCATGAAGGAATACAGAACCACAGGCAAGGAGAGAATGCAGTGTGAGGACACTAAGAGAGAAACCAGAGGATGATGTAATGACGTTAACAGAAGACCTTTTGCGATTAACCACCCTAAGGATGCTTGATGTGGCAGCATGGTAGACAAGGCAACCAACAATGAGGAGAAAGAGGGTGGTAAATAGACCCATTTTTGAGGACATTAGAAGCTGTACGGGTCTCCATGCCGCAAGACGGAAAGCAATGCCAGATGCCACACCAGTAAGAAGAGGGTGTGGCATGCTGAAGGCAAGAGAGAATGTGACAAGTATAATTCCTCCAATAAGTGGACCGAGTCCAAATACAAGTGATACCAAGAAACCTGATGCATCTTCTGAGCTGCGAGTTAAAATCAACAACATTAGCTGAGAGTTAACTTTTACCCACTTACCACGAAATGTTAATAGCAAACTTACTTGTTGCCATCAGTAAATCCCAGAAGCACAGTACTTAATGTTTCCATGAAAGCAACAGCAAGTGTTCCAGCAGAAGCAACTTGTGATGGAGTCGCTTCCTGCGTATAACAGAGAATGTCAAAACTGCTTTCTCAGGGCATAAAACAGCAGCTTCAGTCCTTCAAGTTTTCTTAACAGTCAGGTGAATAGGATACCCACCTTAAAAGCATCAGGAAGAACCTCTGCTATAACAATCCATATCATGCATCCTGCAGCAAAACCAGTACAGAAGGGTAGCACCTTCTGGAATGCGTCGGCACAAAGGAAAGCAGGAACAGCAACAATTGGCTGGATTTACAAATGAAAACAAAGCAGCATTAGAGCAAAAGCAAATAATGTTTACTACCATAAGTGTAACTTGAAACTGAATTAGACAGCAGTTGCACATAAAGTGATGGATAATATTGTGTTCGCAACATAATACTGAGACAAAGCTGAACTTGGCCATGTTTAAGCAAGTAAAAGAAGGAGACAGTTATAGTTCTCACTGGCCTCAGAATGTCAACAAATATTATCACTTGCTAGGCACCAATATTTATATAGACTAAAATAAGTAAAGAGACTAACTACTACTATATAACAGAAATTACTATTACAATAATATAGAGCTCTACAGTGCAAGATTCTTAGTGTTAAACACTTATTCACGCTATACTACTGTTACTTATCAGTTCATTAGCAAATTAATACATGGTAGTTTCTAAAAAACCAGCAGGAATGATACGATATTGTAAAGGATATGATTGCGATGAAAATTAGCCAAGGTTGGAGCATAAAACATATTGTGTGTGGCCTTCAAGTATTTCATATTGTAACGATATTCAATCAGCCCAAAGTTCCAAACAAAGGTGCATGTACGATTCCCAAGGATACAAGTTTGGTCAAGTTGTCGACCAACCCATGCCCCTGACCTAGGTACATTTTTTCTTGGGAGCTCAAGACCTTGCTAGCACCGATTCACTATCATGTACCAGTTACCTTTGTTACCTATACCAAATCATGTAGTGCTGGTTCATGTGACTCACTCTACAATTCAGTTTGGTTCCTTAATTTGAATAACTAGAGAAGTCTACAAACACAGACAGAGACAAATATAGGAAAAAGGGGAGCAAAATAGTTCAGTCAGTGCACAAAACAAAGATTCATTCTGCTGCTTATAGTTGCAAGTCAAGATAACTAAaaagtttatttatttatcattaCTCACTCAAGGACAAAACAATAAACTtatagaaatatttaatatttcatCTCAAGAAACGACACCTGTGGTAGAGATGTTATGATACTCCATATCATTGCCTTTTGTGGGGTTACACCCCTAGATGACAGTACCATGCTTACAGCTAAGCCTTCCGGTATGTTGTGCACTGCTATAGCTATAGTAACTAGAAGACCCTGAGAAAATCCTTTCGAGCCAGCAAAGGAAACACCCACACCAGAGCCTTCCCCAAAAGAATGGAGAGTCATTATTCCGACAACAAGGATAACTTTACTTGCATCTGCACCTTTTATATCCAGCATGCTTACTTCTCCATATTGCTCAAGAAACTGTGCACAAGGAAATGGTATAAGAAAATATTATAACAATGAAAGGGGGTTATCTTCATTGTTCCGAAAACACAATTATCAATTGAGCTCGATATGATGATGGATACACTCAACAAGCAAGTGCAAAGTGGAATAGAGACTGATGTAGCCCAGGTCATGCATTGATGTTTAAGTTTTAGTTGGCCTACACAAGCTTCTTATCAGCATACGAATGAGGGTAAGCATGTGATGGGTTCACATGAGCCCATTCGATTTGTTCAGTTCTTCCATTGAATAAACATGAGCTTGAGTATTGCACTTCATTCAATTGTTCAGACCAACAATTATTGACTCTGGCAACTAGCATTTTTTTGGGTCCAAGACTACTATAAGTACCTGTATGACTTCTAAGCACCATTATGTTGACATACACAGCCTTTCAGACATGACATGAAACTTTTGTTTAGCTACAGGTAACAGATTTTGAGCTATAGCCTTTAAGTAAAATCTAAGCTATCTAGTGCGTACCAGTCTTGAATTCTGTTCTTGTATTGAGAAGTATATCATAGGTACCATATAAAGAAACCTAATATTGCATAAATTTCTACAGCAACAACAAATAGTTCATTCAAATCTAAAGCTATTGAAATGTGGCATTGATCTGAAAGATGAAGAGCAGGAATCGTGAAGTACCTTCTTGCAAAGCCAAATAAATATTCCTCCGCTCAAAATTCCGAAAACAACCCAGCTCCCACTGCCATACACCTGCCCTTCCTGCACAAGGTCAAAGCTTGCAGCCAGCATCACCCCAGCTGCTAGCCCATTGCAAAGGCCTGCCCACT
Proteins encoded in this window:
- the LOC117852986 gene encoding putative zinc transporter At3g08650 gives rise to the protein MDRRAGAILVCLLFVLVRDVSAVAETEAGNVLLVQEAPNRKIEGTGRQDGGKVGGRVSVSTVAWSTLIMAAATGLGAVPFFFMELEAQWAGLCNGLAAGVMLAASFDLVQEGQVYGSGSWVVFGILSGGIFIWLCKKFLEQYGEVSMLDIKGADASKVILVVGIMTLHSFGEGSGVGVSFAGSKGFSQGLLVTIAIAVHNIPEGLAVSMVLSSRGVTPQKAMIWSIITSLPQPIVAVPAFLCADAFQKVLPFCTGFAAGCMIWIVIAEVLPDAFKEATPSQVASAGTLAVAFMETLSTVLLGFTDGNNSEDASGFLVSLVFGLGPLIGGIILVTFSLAFSMPHPLLTGVASGIAFRLAAWRPVQLLMSSKMGLFTTLFLLIVGCLVYHAATSSILRVVNRKRSSVNVITSSSGFSLSVLTLHSLLACGSVFLHAYAEGLVLGVAARKAYGLGRYMVLPASLHGLPRGAAVASCVYGATDSWRGALAAAALTGLAGPSAAISAILARIDYDGLDYWMVIACGALIPSFGRVFRRSLRLDMRKSIVGLLIGIAFASVCLMSTRFICLHTPYCNSAPEAVT